One window from the genome of Bdellovibrionales bacterium encodes:
- a CDS encoding ABC transporter ATP-binding protein, whose amino-acid sequence MSQKIAVELKDLKKKYDENFVVNGINLEIPKGECFGLLGPNGAGKSTTMKMMYCSALVTSGELYVLGLNVKKNFREIKNRIGVIPQEDGLDPDFSVLENLLVYASYHEIPARAASEKAQALLREMRLEEYADRSVDTLSGGMKRRLAIARGLMNSPELLFLDEPTTGLDPQARLWIWDFIKHLKAEKSTVILTTHYMEEAERLCDRVAIMDHGRILAVGSPADLILEHIGIEVVEFETNPVDLNYYIGRLKEGGYSYQVIQDTVMILINPTQDGRKAIELIASDKILIRKPTLNDVFLKLAGHQLRDE is encoded by the coding sequence ATGAGCCAAAAGATTGCCGTTGAACTCAAAGATCTCAAAAAGAAATATGACGAGAACTTTGTCGTCAACGGCATCAATCTAGAGATTCCTAAAGGCGAATGCTTTGGTTTGCTGGGTCCCAACGGAGCCGGCAAATCCACCACCATGAAGATGATGTATTGCAGTGCCCTTGTTACAAGCGGCGAACTCTACGTCCTCGGCCTAAATGTTAAGAAAAACTTCCGTGAAATTAAAAATCGAATTGGTGTGATCCCGCAAGAAGACGGTTTGGATCCAGACTTTAGCGTTCTGGAAAACCTGCTAGTCTATGCGAGCTATCATGAGATCCCTGCGCGTGCCGCTTCTGAGAAGGCTCAGGCTTTGCTGCGTGAAATGCGTCTTGAAGAATATGCGGATCGCTCTGTCGATACTCTGAGCGGCGGTATGAAGCGCCGCTTGGCGATTGCTCGCGGGCTTATGAATAGTCCAGAGCTCTTGTTCCTCGATGAGCCAACAACGGGCCTGGACCCGCAAGCGCGTTTGTGGATCTGGGATTTCATTAAACATCTTAAAGCGGAAAAATCGACTGTGATTTTAACGACTCACTACATGGAAGAGGCCGAACGCCTCTGTGATCGTGTGGCGATTATGGATCACGGCCGTATCTTGGCTGTCGGTTCTCCGGCGGATTTGATTCTTGAGCATATCGGAATTGAAGTGGTTGAGTTTGAAACCAACCCTGTCGATTTAAATTACTACATCGGCCGCTTGAAAGAGGGCGGATACAGTTATCAAGTCATCCAGGACACTGTGATGATCTTGATCAATCCAACTCAAGATGGCCGCAAGGCGATTGAGTTGATCGCCAGCGATAAAATCCTTATCCGTAAGCCGACGTTGAACGACGTTTTCTTGAAGCTTGCCGGTCATCAATTGAGGGACGAGTAA
- a CDS encoding ABC transporter permease, whose protein sequence is MKFVDMIRTPKMNSGFLRVWSRNFLYFRKTWTVSLFWVLLEPLMYLGAIGFGLGTFVANIGGHSYIDFFFPGLLCSTGMMVAFFEGTYGGFTKLTHQRTYATIMLTRIGPEEIALGELLWAGTKGYFSVIGVAFVASFFGLIDTWRILPALLILLLLCWLFASLAMIMTSYARNYDSFIYSTSGFIVPMSLFSGTYFPIDQLPGGLKYVAYLFPLTHAVQAVRGLLQEGFTMAVGIHTLVLLIAGVLAMNIAIYRIRGKLLK, encoded by the coding sequence ATGAAGTTCGTCGATATGATTCGTACGCCAAAGATGAATAGTGGCTTCTTACGGGTTTGGTCTCGTAATTTCCTTTATTTCCGTAAAACTTGGACCGTATCCCTTTTTTGGGTTCTGTTGGAACCGCTCATGTACTTGGGTGCGATCGGTTTTGGTTTGGGTACGTTCGTCGCAAATATCGGCGGCCACTCGTATATTGATTTCTTCTTCCCAGGTTTGCTTTGTTCCACGGGTATGATGGTCGCTTTCTTTGAAGGCACGTACGGTGGCTTCACGAAGCTGACTCACCAAAGAACGTACGCAACGATCATGCTCACTCGTATCGGTCCTGAAGAGATCGCTCTTGGTGAACTCTTATGGGCGGGAACAAAGGGTTACTTCAGTGTGATCGGGGTTGCTTTTGTGGCGTCGTTCTTCGGTTTGATCGACACATGGAGAATTCTGCCAGCCCTTTTGATTCTACTTTTGCTTTGCTGGCTGTTTGCTTCGCTGGCGATGATCATGACTTCGTATGCACGTAACTATGATTCTTTCATTTATTCGACTTCGGGTTTCATCGTACCGATGTCACTCTTTAGTGGAACTTACTTCCCGATTGATCAACTGCCAGGTGGATTAAAGTACGTTGCGTACCTTTTCCCACTGACCCATGCGGTTCAAGCTGTCCGTGGACTCTTGCAAGAGGGCTTCACGATGGCTGTCGGAATTCATACGCTGGTATTGTTGATTGCGGGAGTGCTCGCAATGAATATCGCAATCTATCGTATTCGCGGAAAACTCCTCAAATAA
- the mtgA gene encoding monofunctional biosynthetic peptidoglycan transglycosylase produces the protein MKKLIKIVGILLLVAIVGAGSFAAYIYSHIPSEQQIKGCVVTTMYQVNLCPGSKDYVPLKQISSLLQKTVILTEDSSFYEHNGFDWKSIEENARKNYEKGTYAKGGSTISQQLAKNMFLYKDKTLLRKGLELVITMKIEKTLSKKEILERYLNVVEFGKDIYGVKQAAHFYFKKTPAQLDVVESAFLAMILPNPVKYSQSYFRKELTPFAHKRIKQIVTDMYQYSRITEDEYNTAMYKVDSFFSPGGGSMDAYLQEIENSGQNVDGNNSPQTTDMPTLDELENLGSEEDSGF, from the coding sequence ATGAAAAAGCTAATTAAAATTGTAGGTATCCTTCTTTTAGTCGCGATCGTCGGCGCGGGTTCTTTTGCCGCCTATATTTATTCACACATTCCGAGCGAACAACAAATCAAAGGTTGTGTCGTGACGACGATGTATCAAGTGAATTTATGCCCAGGCTCTAAAGATTACGTTCCCTTAAAACAGATTTCTTCTCTCTTGCAAAAAACTGTGATTTTGACCGAAGACTCTTCATTCTACGAACACAATGGCTTTGACTGGAAATCCATCGAAGAAAATGCGCGTAAAAACTATGAAAAAGGCACCTACGCCAAAGGCGGCTCGACGATTTCTCAACAGCTTGCAAAAAACATGTTCCTCTATAAAGACAAGACTCTGCTCCGTAAAGGACTAGAGCTTGTAATTACTATGAAGATCGAAAAGACCCTTAGTAAAAAAGAAATCCTCGAGCGCTATTTAAACGTGGTTGAGTTCGGCAAAGACATCTACGGAGTTAAACAAGCAGCTCACTTCTACTTCAAAAAAACTCCGGCACAACTCGATGTGGTTGAATCTGCTTTCTTGGCGATGATCCTGCCAAATCCGGTGAAATACTCCCAGTCTTACTTCCGCAAGGAGCTTACTCCTTTCGCCCACAAACGTATTAAGCAAATCGTCACGGACATGTATCAGTACAGTCGCATCACCGAGGATGAATACAATACCGCTATGTATAAGGTAGATAGTTTCTTCTCACCGGGTGGTGGATCCATGGATGCCTATTTGCAAGAAATTGAGAACTCAGGTCAGAATGTCGATGGCAATAACAGCCCACAAACAACCGACATGCCGACTCTCGATGAACTTGAAAATCTGGGCTCTGAAGAAGACTCTGGCTTCTAA
- a CDS encoding SDR family oxidoreductase, producing the protein MKVLVTGANGFLGSWLTRALVKQGHEVYALVRAQSDLSELNGVSCNYVYGDITDLDSLYKTFGGMDTVFHLAGLIAYKKADRAKMEKINVFGTENVVDACLTKGVRRLVFLSSVVAVGAGYNKNQILNEDSEYNVGKLDLGYFETKRKAEKIVLEAHKNKGLDCVILNPSTIYGEGDAKKGSRKTQLKVAQGNFKFYTSGGVSIVAVEDAVDAIISAWKKGRSGERYILSGENITIQELFRLIAEEAGVPAPNTKMPTAVIFALGKIGDIMESMGMKGSLSTENAWTATMFHWFDNSKAKKELGFNPRPAREAIRSSVKWMRDNGLLSHQ; encoded by the coding sequence ATGAAAGTTCTAGTTACAGGTGCGAACGGATTTTTAGGAAGCTGGCTCACACGTGCTCTCGTCAAGCAAGGACACGAGGTCTATGCCTTAGTTCGCGCCCAAAGCGACTTGTCAGAACTAAACGGTGTCTCTTGTAACTACGTCTACGGAGACATTACAGATCTCGATAGCTTGTACAAAACCTTCGGCGGTATGGACACCGTCTTTCATCTTGCGGGATTGATTGCCTACAAAAAAGCAGATCGCGCTAAAATGGAAAAGATCAACGTGTTTGGGACTGAAAATGTGGTGGATGCCTGCCTGACAAAAGGCGTTCGCCGTTTAGTATTTCTTTCTTCGGTCGTCGCCGTGGGTGCGGGATACAACAAGAACCAAATTCTCAATGAAGACTCCGAGTACAATGTTGGAAAGCTAGATCTCGGTTATTTCGAGACAAAACGTAAAGCTGAAAAAATCGTTCTCGAGGCCCATAAGAACAAAGGCCTTGATTGCGTCATCTTGAACCCGAGCACGATCTATGGAGAAGGCGATGCCAAAAAAGGCAGCCGAAAAACGCAGTTAAAAGTCGCTCAGGGAAATTTCAAGTTCTATACTTCCGGTGGCGTTAGTATTGTTGCCGTTGAAGATGCTGTCGACGCAATTATTTCTGCTTGGAAGAAAGGCCGGAGCGGTGAAAGATACATTCTTTCCGGAGAAAATATCACGATCCAAGAGCTGTTCCGCCTGATCGCGGAAGAAGCCGGCGTACCTGCTCCGAATACCAAAATGCCGACCGCCGTAATTTTTGCGTTGGGTAAAATTGGCGACATTATGGAATCAATGGGTATGAAAGGCTCGCTCAGTACTGAGAACGCCTGGACCGCCACGATGTTTCACTGGTTTGATAACAGCAAAGCAAAAAAGGAACTGGGCTTTAATCCGCGTCCTGCTCGCGAAGCAATTCGAAGTAGTGTAAAGTGGATGAGAGATAATGGATTGCTGAGCCACCAATGA
- a CDS encoding phosphatase PAP2 family protein, producing MDFLYELDKSLLLLINRQWTAPWADAFFPAITDLHKSPLFMVFIVLTLLSFFLWKYRKYGLMFFVGLLLALGTSDLVGNHVFKKNVARARPGDYLKEMVIVRSPYGGYSFTSNHAANMFCLAKYVAEFFPQSRLVMYGAATLISYSRVYNGVHYPSDVVGGGIMGWIMGWIYSILGKELYNRWRKRKVTT from the coding sequence ATGGATTTTCTGTACGAGCTGGACAAAAGCCTTCTTTTACTTATCAACCGTCAATGGACGGCCCCATGGGCGGATGCTTTTTTTCCGGCTATTACTGATCTCCATAAAAGTCCCCTCTTCATGGTGTTCATTGTTCTGACTTTGCTTTCATTCTTTCTTTGGAAGTATCGCAAGTACGGATTGATGTTCTTTGTAGGTCTTTTGCTGGCTCTAGGAACTTCAGATCTTGTTGGTAATCATGTTTTCAAGAAAAATGTCGCCCGCGCACGTCCCGGGGACTACCTCAAAGAGATGGTCATTGTTCGCTCCCCTTACGGCGGCTATAGCTTCACTTCAAATCATGCGGCGAATATGTTTTGTTTGGCAAAGTATGTCGCGGAGTTTTTTCCACAAAGCCGTCTTGTGATGTACGGAGCTGCGACTTTGATTTCCTATAGCCGTGTTTACAATGGTGTTCACTACCCTTCTGACGTTGTTGGAGGTGGTATCATGGGTTGGATCATGGGATGGATTTATAGTATTCTTGGGAAAGAACTCTATAATCGCTGGAGAAAGAGAAAAGTAACGACATGA
- a CDS encoding flagellar motor protein, with amino-acid sequence MDKATWFGLLIGVGGILLANTLDGGHFGSLMQGTAAMIVIAGTLGAVMVSNNSKDIKLGFRLAGEAFSEKESDIEYKINEMVDYARTVRKENLMALEAKIPKATDPLIKDMLRVIVDGTDQVMTKEIFESKLHAEEDELLSAAKIWSDAGGFAPTIGILGAVLGLIHVMGNLSDTSKLGAGIAVAFVATIYGVGFANLIFLPISNKIKKKIALRMKERRVLLEGGLLINSSLSTMLIDQKLRALAHELK; translated from the coding sequence ATGGATAAAGCGACGTGGTTTGGATTACTTATTGGCGTTGGTGGGATACTTCTGGCGAATACGCTTGATGGTGGTCATTTCGGTTCTTTGATGCAAGGAACCGCTGCGATGATTGTTATCGCTGGAACCTTGGGCGCTGTCATGGTGTCGAATAATTCTAAAGACATCAAACTCGGATTCCGGTTGGCTGGCGAGGCGTTCTCTGAAAAAGAGAGTGATATTGAATACAAAATCAATGAGATGGTCGATTACGCACGCACTGTTCGCAAAGAAAATCTAATGGCATTGGAAGCTAAAATTCCAAAGGCGACAGATCCCCTGATTAAAGACATGCTCAGAGTGATCGTTGACGGCACAGACCAAGTGATGACGAAAGAAATTTTCGAAAGCAAACTCCATGCAGAAGAAGACGAGTTGTTATCTGCGGCAAAGATCTGGAGTGATGCCGGTGGTTTTGCGCCTACCATTGGAATCCTCGGTGCGGTCCTTGGCTTGATCCACGTCATGGGCAATCTTTCTGACACCAGCAAGCTCGGTGCGGGGATTGCGGTTGCGTTCGTTGCGACGATTTATGGCGTCGGCTTTGCCAATCTGATTTTCTTACCGATCTCGAACAAAATTAAAAAGAAAATTGCATTGCGTATGAAAGAAAGAAGAGTTCTGCTAGAAGGCGGACTTTTAATTAATTCTTCACTCAGTACTATGTTGATTGACCAAAAATTAAGAGCGCTCGCTCACGAGCTTAAGTGA
- a CDS encoding OmpA family protein, whose translation MRRRHEEHENHERWLVSYADFITLLFAFFVVMYATSTNNVDKQKEFENSVRVNLRLSTGGAGKEGGSQVPDAGEIIAEHLQGTEGPQSFPKQGKSAEAADYTARYLSKQINAETQKALGLQVRHDAVGVRVSLAASAMFPEGEFKMKRSALETLNKLGELLKQTDKKIIIEGHTDDQPAESDKFASNWELGSLRATSVVRYLIKYQNIDPKRMAAISYADQKPLVPNDTPEHRAENRRIEVLIVIDEPK comes from the coding sequence ATGAGGAGGCGTCATGAAGAGCATGAAAATCATGAAAGATGGCTGGTCTCTTATGCTGACTTTATCACTCTGCTTTTTGCTTTTTTTGTGGTTATGTACGCAACTTCGACAAATAACGTCGACAAACAGAAAGAATTTGAGAATTCCGTCCGGGTCAACCTTCGGTTAAGCACCGGTGGCGCCGGCAAAGAAGGCGGCAGCCAAGTTCCAGACGCCGGTGAAATCATCGCAGAACATCTTCAAGGCACCGAGGGCCCACAAAGCTTTCCGAAACAAGGTAAGAGTGCCGAGGCCGCCGACTACACGGCAAGATATCTAAGTAAGCAAATCAATGCCGAGACACAAAAAGCTTTGGGCTTGCAGGTTCGTCATGATGCCGTTGGGGTTCGTGTTTCTCTCGCAGCTTCAGCGATGTTCCCCGAGGGTGAATTCAAAATGAAGCGATCAGCTCTCGAGACTTTGAATAAGCTCGGCGAACTCCTCAAGCAAACCGATAAGAAGATCATTATTGAAGGTCACACCGATGACCAACCGGCGGAGTCCGATAAGTTTGCCAGCAACTGGGAACTCGGCAGTCTTCGCGCGACGAGTGTTGTCCGTTATCTTATCAAGTATCAAAACATCGATCCGAAACGCATGGCTGCGATCTCGTATGCGGATCAGAAGCCACTCGTCCCGAATGATACTCCTGAACATCGAGCAGAGAACCGTCGTATCGAAGTTCTCATCGTTATTGACGAACCTAAATAG